The genomic DNA AGCACGCAGCTTTCAAGCGCTGCGGACCGGCTTTCCGGCGAGCTTGGTGTTGGCGGCTCATATGTGTGGGGTAACGGGCAATACTCGCTTTATAGTGAAGCATCTGCAGCCACCAGCCTTGAGAACCCCGGCAATTCCAACCGCTTCAAGGGGAATGTCGGCATCAGGATGAAATGGTGAGAGAATGACCCAGCTGGCAACCGGGTCAGATTCCAAACCGCCATCCAAAGAAGAGCAGAAAGTCGACTATTCCCTGTCTCCCGGTCTGATGCAGCGTTTGGCCAGCCTGAATGTCTCTATTGCTTTTTCCTCCTATCAGTCCGGGCTCCTGTATTTCCTGGGCCGTGATCCAAAGGGTGGAGCGCATCTGCATCAATCCGCCATGCCAAAGCCGATGGGCCTGTGCCTTGATGGACAGGGCAGACTGACGCTGACCGGCGGTTTCCAGATCATGCGATTTGAGAATGTTCTCGATGCCAATCAGCGCGTCAATGAAACATTCGATGCCTGTTATGTTCCCCGAACCATTCATGTAACTGGCAGTCTGGATGCCCATGATGTGGGGATCGATGAGAACGGACGCATCCTGTTCGTCAACACGCGGTATAACTGCCTGGCGACAGTTTCTTCCCGGCACAGTTTTGAACCTGTATGGAGGCCACCGTTCATCGATGCTTTGGTGGATGAGGATCGATGCCATCTCAACGGACTGGCCATGGATGGCAATAAACCGCGTTATGTAACCGCCGTTAGCCGATCCAATACCATCGATGGCTGGCGGGATCGCAGAGCCGATGGTGGAGTTGTTATCGATATCGATCGTAATGAGATTGTCTGCCAAGGCTTGTCGATGCCCCATTCTCCCAGGATCTATCAGGATGAGTTATGGATACTGAACTCTGGCACCGGTGAACTTGGCGTTATCGAGTTGCCAGAAGAACAGGGCAGAATGGGCAAATTCAAGCCCCGGACTTTCTGCCCCGGCTTCCTGAGGGGCCTTGCTCTT from Pararhizobium sp. IMCC3301 includes the following:
- a CDS encoding TIGR03032 family protein → MTQLATGSDSKPPSKEEQKVDYSLSPGLMQRLASLNVSIAFSSYQSGLLYFLGRDPKGGAHLHQSAMPKPMGLCLDGQGRLTLTGGFQIMRFENVLDANQRVNETFDACYVPRTIHVTGSLDAHDVGIDENGRILFVNTRYNCLATVSSRHSFEPVWRPPFIDALVDEDRCHLNGLAMDGNKPRYVTAVSRSNTIDGWRDRRADGGVVIDIDRNEIVCQGLSMPHSPRIYQDELWILNSGTGELGVIELPEEQGRMGKFKPRTFCPGFLRGLALHGNHAFVGLSKPRYKRFEGLALDQKLKDADSEAWCGIQIIDLTTGTCVDWFRIDGAVSELYDVEIIPGFTCPMAVSPASPEAANLITIERGEVAG